Proteins encoded in a region of the Patagioenas fasciata isolate bPatFas1 chromosome 21, bPatFas1.hap1, whole genome shotgun sequence genome:
- the LOC139829551 gene encoding dynein axonemal heavy chain 9-like produces the protein MMELLERVESSYIPAFKTMLMDVEAALTEAQDVHLHLTPLKRRLEDVERVEFSEVKPFLLPLLHVVCLIWVTSKHYNMPVRIVVLLQEICNLLIEQALVYLSPEDLLKGDMEESLGKVRMVLGILNMFKEAFEERREKLHMYYEPGQEVREWDFSSTMVFARLDTFLKRLEMVEDLLATSLDLMKLEKIEFSGIKGKTLGQQVLDMYEEFQEAYKVFSERTYDCLDLTSTDFEQDAFGFQQKVEDMDRRLGTIFIQAFDDASNLDHAFKLLDMFGSLLERPAVAADAAGKYSVLISMFSRALDHARLIYSRHIQAELKLAAWTLLKEEG, from the exons atgatggagctgctggagagagttgagagcagctacatcccagccttcaaaaccatgctaatggatgttgaggcag ctttgactgaagctcaggacgttcacctgcacctgacacccctcaagcgccgcttggaagacgtagagagggttgagttcagcgaggtgaagcctttcctgctccccctgctccacgtggtgtgtttgatctgggtcacctccaagcactacaacatgcccgtgcggatagtggtgctgctccaggagatctgcaaccttctcattgagcag gccctggtgtacctgtctccagaagaccttctgaaaggggacatggaggagagcctgggcaaggtgcgaatggtgctcggtatcctgaacatgttcaaagaggcatttgaggagagaagggaaaaactgcacatgtattatgaaccaggccaagaagtgagggagtgggacttcagctccacgatggtgtttgcgaggctggacaccttcctgaagagactggagatggtggag gatctcctggcaacttccttggacttgatgaagctggagaaaattgaattcagtgggattaaagggaagaccctgggccagcaggtcctggacatgtatgaggaattccaggaggcatacaaggtgttttcagagcgaacctatgactgtcttgacctgaccagcacg gactttgagcaggatgcctttggtttccagcagaaagtagaagacatggaccgtcggctgggcaccattttcatccaggcttttgatgacgcctccaacttggaccacgccttcaag ctgctggacatgttcgggagccttttggagcgaccggcagtcgctgcagatgctgctggcaaatactccgtcctcatcagcatgttcagcagggccctggaccacgccaggctgatctactcccggcacatccaggcagagctgaagctcg